In Paralcaligenes sp. KSB-10, the following are encoded in one genomic region:
- the hmgA gene encoding homogentisate 1,2-dioxygenase: MSTLQYQTGFGNHCATEALPGALPAGSNSPQVCPYGLYAEQLSGTAFTAPRAENRRSWLYRIRPAAVQQPFEACTDIASWLNTFGDGPVTPNQLRWDPLDIPAEPTDFIHGIRTWAGNGNPDDHTGVSINLYVANRSMQDSYFYNADAEMLIVPQEGRLRLATELGLIDIEPCEIAVIPRGVRFRVTLIDPSARGYLLENFGAAMRLPELGPIGSNCLANARDFKTPVAWYEDLEGDFALYAKFTGGFWRARIDHSPLDVVAWHGTHAPYKYDLRRFNAIGSISYDHPDPSIFTVLTSPSDTPGTANMDFAIFPPRVLAMENTFRPPWFHRNVASEFMGLIQGVYDAKAEGFLPGGASLHNCMTPHGPDAETFEKASTADISQPHYIRDTMAFMFETRRVIRPTAAALASPALQGNYYQAWQGLKKHFNPSKA, translated from the coding sequence ATGAGTACACTTCAGTATCAAACCGGATTCGGCAATCATTGCGCCACCGAGGCACTGCCCGGAGCGCTGCCCGCGGGCAGCAACTCACCCCAGGTTTGCCCCTATGGACTCTACGCCGAGCAGTTGTCCGGGACCGCGTTTACCGCCCCCCGCGCCGAAAACCGCCGCTCCTGGCTATACCGGATTCGTCCGGCCGCCGTACAGCAGCCGTTTGAAGCGTGCACAGACATCGCAAGCTGGCTGAATACATTCGGCGACGGCCCGGTCACACCAAACCAGTTGCGCTGGGATCCGCTGGACATACCGGCCGAGCCCACCGACTTCATCCATGGCATTCGCACTTGGGCGGGCAACGGCAATCCCGACGACCACACCGGCGTGAGCATAAATCTGTATGTGGCCAACCGCTCCATGCAAGACAGTTATTTCTACAATGCCGATGCCGAAATGCTGATCGTGCCGCAAGAAGGCCGCCTGCGCCTGGCCACCGAACTCGGGCTGATCGATATCGAGCCCTGCGAAATCGCCGTCATCCCGCGCGGCGTACGTTTTCGCGTCACGCTTATCGACCCTTCCGCACGTGGCTATTTGCTTGAAAATTTCGGCGCCGCCATGCGCCTGCCCGAGCTCGGCCCTATCGGTTCCAATTGCCTGGCCAATGCGCGCGACTTCAAGACCCCCGTGGCCTGGTATGAAGATCTCGAAGGCGATTTCGCGCTTTACGCCAAATTTACCGGCGGTTTCTGGCGCGCCCGAATCGATCATTCGCCGCTCGACGTCGTAGCCTGGCACGGCACCCACGCCCCCTACAAATACGATCTGCGCCGCTTCAATGCCATAGGCTCGATCAGCTACGATCATCCCGATCCCAGCATTTTTACCGTACTGACCTCGCCTTCCGACACTCCAGGCACGGCCAATATGGATTTCGCCATTTTTCCGCCACGCGTGCTGGCTATGGAAAACACCTTCCGCCCGCCCTGGTTCCATCGCAATGTCGCCAGCGAGTTCATGGGCTTGATCCAGGGCGTCTACGATGCCAAGGCCGAAGGATTCCTGCCTGGAGGCGCCAGCCTGCACAACTGCATGACGCCTCATGGCCCGGATGCCGAAACCTTCGAAAAAGCCTCGACGGCCGACATCAGCCAGCCGCACTATATCCGCGATACCATGGCTTTCATGTTCGAAACGCGCCGCGTCATACGCCCAACCGCCGCCGCGCTGGCTTCGCCCGCGCTGCAAGGCAACTACTATCAAGCCTGGCAAGGATTGAAAAAGCACTTCAATCCCTCCAAGGCATAA
- a CDS encoding DUF2783 domain-containing protein, whose translation MHTLNTQSNFAVPDDFYEHLIEAHRDLSTEQSHAMNAALVLLLANHIGDLDIVRDALQKARNTIQNGG comes from the coding sequence ATGCATACACTAAATACTCAATCCAATTTTGCGGTACCCGATGACTTCTACGAACACCTGATCGAAGCGCATCGCGACCTCAGCACAGAACAAAGCCACGCCATGAATGCCGCGCTGGTTCTGCTCCTGGCCAACCATATCGGCGATCTGGACATTGTTCGCGATGCCTTGCAAAAGGCGCGCAACACGATTCAGAACGGCGGATAA